Proteins found in one Mesorhizobium sp. CAU 1732 genomic segment:
- a CDS encoding formylmethanofuran dehydrogenase subunit A has translation MLTRIKGGEIVDPVNGRLGKGDLWIKDEEIVEAPRGGRADRTFDATGCVVMAGAIDIHSHIGGGNVNTARLLLPEEHAAHQARPAATPLSSAGWSTFETGCLYARMGFTTVVEPAMSPGAALHTHLELADIPIIDKATLAILGNDDFLLSMIRDDASPRMIEDYVAWTVASTRALGVKVINAGAAAAFKENVRTFSLDDVVPSYGVSSRKIVKTLQAAVDALGIPHPLHVHCNNLGAPGSADTAAATITAAEGVPLHLAHLQFYGYGTEGKRRFSSAAARLAELVNAAPEVTIDIGQVMFGQTVTISSDVMRQFSARGSANPKKFVIYDGDGNGGGIVPYRYRPDYYGTVQWAAGLELFLLITDPWRVFFTTDHPNGAPFTVYPKLFELLMSKDARNEMASSLSSSALALSTLSSIDREYTFEEIAIMTRAAPARLLGLADRGHLGEGAIADIAVYRRDKDIAKMLGRAALVFKNGDLVVKDGEITHYRWGRALRLNPPPDRSIVKRLTDYHERRYGLSLDRFTFPDSAIAREEPFREVPCRG, from the coding sequence ATGCTGACGAGAATCAAGGGCGGCGAGATCGTCGATCCGGTCAATGGCCGTCTCGGCAAGGGCGACCTCTGGATCAAGGACGAGGAGATCGTGGAGGCGCCGCGGGGCGGCCGCGCCGACCGGACCTTCGACGCGACCGGCTGCGTCGTCATGGCCGGCGCGATCGACATCCACTCCCATATCGGCGGCGGCAATGTGAACACGGCGCGGCTGCTGCTGCCGGAAGAGCACGCGGCGCACCAGGCGCGGCCTGCAGCGACGCCGCTCTCCAGCGCCGGCTGGTCGACCTTCGAGACCGGTTGTCTCTACGCCAGGATGGGTTTTACCACTGTCGTCGAGCCGGCCATGTCGCCGGGTGCGGCACTCCACACCCATCTCGAACTCGCTGATATCCCGATCATCGACAAGGCTACCCTCGCCATTCTCGGCAACGACGACTTCCTGCTGTCGATGATCCGCGACGATGCCTCCCCGCGAATGATCGAAGATTATGTCGCCTGGACCGTGGCCTCGACGCGGGCGCTTGGCGTCAAGGTCATCAATGCGGGTGCGGCAGCCGCCTTTAAGGAGAATGTGCGAACATTCTCGCTCGATGATGTCGTGCCGTCCTACGGCGTCAGTTCGCGCAAGATCGTCAAGACGCTGCAGGCTGCGGTGGATGCGCTCGGCATCCCGCATCCGCTGCATGTCCATTGCAACAATCTCGGCGCGCCGGGCTCGGCGGACACTGCCGCGGCGACGATCACGGCGGCGGAAGGCGTGCCGCTGCATCTCGCGCATCTTCAGTTCTACGGTTACGGCACCGAGGGGAAACGCAGGTTTTCGTCCGCCGCCGCGCGGCTGGCGGAACTGGTCAACGCGGCGCCGGAGGTGACCATCGACATCGGCCAGGTCATGTTCGGCCAGACCGTCACCATATCGTCGGACGTGATGCGCCAGTTTTCCGCACGCGGTAGCGCAAATCCGAAGAAGTTCGTCATCTATGACGGCGACGGCAATGGCGGCGGCATCGTGCCGTACCGCTACCGCCCGGACTATTACGGCACGGTGCAATGGGCCGCGGGGCTCGAGCTTTTCCTGTTGATCACCGATCCGTGGCGCGTCTTCTTCACCACCGATCATCCCAATGGCGCGCCGTTCACCGTCTATCCGAAACTCTTCGAGCTGCTGATGAGCAAGGATGCGCGCAACGAGATGGCGTCGTCGTTGTCGAGTTCGGCGCTCGCGTTGTCTACGCTCTCTTCGATCGATCGCGAATATACGTTCGAGGAGATCGCCATCATGACGCGTGCGGCGCCCGCAAGGCTGCTCGGGCTCGCCGACCGCGGCCATCTCGGCGAGGGTGCCATCGCTGACATCGCCGTCTACCGGCGGGACAAGGATATTGCCAAAATGCTCGGGCGTGCGGCGCTGGTGTTCAAGAACGGCGACCTCGTCGTCAAGGACGGCGAAATCACGCATTATCGCTGGGGCAGGGCGCTGAGGCTCAATCCGCCGCCGGACCGCTCGATCGTCAAGCGGCTCACGGACTATCACGAGCGGCGCTATGGCCTGTCGCTGGACCGATTCACCTTTCCCGATTCCGCGATCGCGCGCGAAGAACCTTTCCGGGAAGTGCCATGTCGCGGATGA
- a CDS encoding RimK family alpha-L-glutamate ligase: MIPRILIVNDNSDPRSRGLAHSLRRRGAVAVTAPLAAIAFDTDRPDGLAIPGFEQELPDAVLVRSIAAGSFEAVTRRLGVLHALGRLSVPVWNSAQAIERCVDKSMTTFLLENAGLPTPPTFTVEGRAAAEEIATRELARTPLVLKPLFGAQGRGIRMIHSLADLPAPEEVSGVYYLQHYVARAGPPFRDFRIFVCAGKAVAMMGRRGADWITNINRGAVPEEVLGHDERELAALAVAATAVVGADFAGVDIIAAADGRLLVLEVNSMPAWSGLQSVATVNIADAIAEALLKFLADRAEAPAARPYRFASPANS; encoded by the coding sequence TTGATCCCCCGCATTCTCATCGTCAACGACAATTCCGATCCGCGCTCCAGGGGGCTGGCGCACAGCTTGCGCCGGCGCGGCGCGGTAGCAGTGACGGCGCCGCTGGCCGCGATTGCCTTCGACACCGATCGGCCCGACGGGCTTGCAATACCTGGCTTCGAGCAAGAGTTGCCGGACGCGGTGCTGGTCCGCTCGATCGCAGCGGGATCGTTCGAAGCGGTGACGCGACGTCTCGGGGTGCTCCATGCGCTTGGGCGGCTTTCCGTGCCGGTGTGGAATTCGGCGCAGGCGATCGAGCGCTGCGTCGACAAGTCGATGACGACATTTCTGCTCGAGAACGCCGGCCTGCCGACGCCTCCGACCTTCACCGTGGAAGGCCGGGCGGCGGCCGAAGAGATTGCAACCCGCGAGCTTGCCCGGACTCCGCTCGTGCTGAAACCGCTCTTTGGCGCACAGGGGCGCGGCATCAGGATGATCCACTCGCTTGCCGACCTGCCCGCGCCGGAAGAGGTGAGCGGCGTTTATTATCTGCAGCATTATGTGGCCCGCGCGGGTCCCCCTTTCCGAGATTTCCGCATCTTCGTCTGTGCCGGCAAGGCGGTGGCGATGATGGGCCGGCGCGGAGCTGACTGGATCACCAACATCAACAGGGGTGCCGTGCCGGAAGAGGTGTTGGGGCACGACGAACGCGAACTGGCGGCGCTGGCCGTCGCCGCGACCGCCGTCGTGGGGGCGGATTTTGCCGGCGTCGACATCATCGCCGCCGCCGATGGTCGCCTGCTGGTGCTCGAGGTCAACAGCATGCCGGCCTGGTCGGGGCTGCAATCGGTCGCCACCGTCAACATCGCCGACGCGATCGCCGAGGCGCTGCTCAAATTCCTGGCCGATCGTGCGGAGGCGCCGGCTGCGCGTCCCTATCGTTTCGCCTCACCGGCAAACTCCTGA
- a CDS encoding 4a-hydroxytetrahydrobiopterin dehydratase — MSERTKERVYSETEIAERLQKELPKWFYENGWIRRKYKTHGWKSTLMVINTVGHLAEAAWHHPDITASYAWVEVRLMNHAAKGITDKDFELARKIEDVVQWQPATEGGALEGTPPSDQRFAYVKYD; from the coding sequence ATGAGCGAGAGGACGAAGGAGAGGGTCTATTCGGAGACGGAGATCGCCGAGCGGCTCCAAAAGGAACTGCCGAAATGGTTTTACGAAAACGGCTGGATACGCAGGAAATACAAAACCCATGGCTGGAAATCGACGCTGATGGTCATCAACACGGTCGGCCATCTGGCGGAGGCCGCATGGCATCATCCCGACATCACCGCCTCCTACGCATGGGTTGAAGTGCGGCTGATGAACCATGCCGCAAAAGGCATCACCGACAAGGATTTCGAGCTGGCGAGAAAAATCGAGGACGTCGTTCAGTGGCAACCGGCCACGGAAGGCGGCGCGCTGGAAGGCACACCGCCTTCCGACCAGCGCTTCGCTTACGTCAAATACGATTGA
- a CDS encoding methylene-tetrahydromethanopterin dehydrogenase N-terminal domain-containing protein produces the protein MARKHILHMLTPLAHMSPFDVNMALDAGFDAVVPYVGVGVGEVTGLVQDAIFSRPPDAGVDTGIFIGGKNVSLALDMFDAAKKAMVPPFQVSVFADPAGSFTTAAAMVAKVEKALEKKFERSLKDTRITIFGATGVVGFCTAVIAAKEGAKVTIAGHDGIERVKKVAEEIQARFKVNVNAADGSTDARKKALAEETQVILTTAKGGVQVISKVQLSAANGLLIAADVNAVPPAGIEGLAVNADGEPLETTKAVGIGPLSIGNVKYKVESGLFKRMIEADKTVTFDFQDAFSFAREIAK, from the coding sequence ATGGCCCGCAAGCACATCCTTCATATGCTGACCCCGCTGGCGCATATGAGTCCGTTCGATGTGAACATGGCGCTCGACGCCGGCTTCGATGCCGTCGTGCCCTATGTCGGCGTCGGCGTCGGTGAAGTGACCGGCCTGGTGCAGGACGCCATCTTCTCGCGTCCGCCGGATGCCGGCGTCGATACCGGCATCTTCATCGGCGGCAAGAACGTCTCGCTCGCTCTCGACATGTTCGACGCCGCAAAGAAAGCGATGGTGCCGCCATTCCAGGTTTCGGTGTTCGCCGATCCCGCGGGATCCTTCACCACAGCAGCGGCGATGGTCGCGAAGGTGGAGAAAGCGCTGGAGAAGAAATTCGAGCGCAGCCTGAAGGATACGCGCATCACGATCTTCGGCGCCACCGGCGTCGTCGGCTTCTGCACTGCCGTCATCGCCGCCAAGGAGGGCGCCAAGGTCACCATTGCCGGCCATGACGGCATCGAGCGGGTGAAGAAGGTCGCTGAGGAGATCCAGGCCCGGTTCAAGGTGAACGTGAACGCCGCCGACGGCTCGACCGACGCCAGGAAGAAGGCGCTGGCAGAAGAAACGCAAGTGATCCTGACGACCGCCAAGGGCGGCGTTCAGGTGATTTCGAAAGTACAGCTGTCGGCCGCCAACGGTCTGCTCATCGCCGCCGATGTGAATGCGGTGCCTCCAGCCGGCATAGAGGGACTGGCCGTCAACGCCGATGGCGAGCCGCTCGAAACGACAAAGGCTGTCGGCATCGGCCCGCTTTCCATCGGCAACGTCAAATACAAGGTGGAATCCGGTCTTTTCAAACGAATGATCGAAGCCGACAAGACCGTCACCTTCGATTTTCAGGATGCGTTTTCCTTTGCACGCGAGATCGCCAAATAG
- a CDS encoding tungsten formylmethanofuran dehydrogenase: MAVAWIGNRETLLERAVEHAAALLHSSRCPVFSFDTDIHGTRAAIALAERVGASYDHVDGVGLARETALLTDKGGMFVAPGEVRRRADLVVIVGELPELHRGLVTDLAGTVPDLAAGNAREFFLIGDRGTRAPPLGGRKATRLSCGKAGIGGTLAALRALCAGRHVAAPVSNFARFQSALAGASFPVFVFSGHSSDGLALEMLQGLIADLNRTSRASGLHLPASESGWGSTLASTWMTGFPLRTSFARGFPEFDPWRFDGARQIAAGEADFHLWISANGNRSPESRNGATLVALAKTARPIAGAEVTVAIGKAGIDHDAVSYASGTGTLAFVSADQASQLPPASAILRSIAKHIPAGAALPC, translated from the coding sequence ATGGCGGTTGCTTGGATCGGCAACCGGGAGACTCTGTTGGAGCGCGCGGTCGAGCATGCTGCCGCGCTGTTGCATTCGAGCCGGTGCCCGGTTTTCAGCTTTGACACGGACATTCATGGCACACGCGCGGCGATCGCCCTGGCCGAGCGGGTAGGTGCTTCCTACGATCACGTCGATGGCGTTGGGCTGGCGCGAGAGACGGCGCTCCTCACCGACAAAGGCGGTATGTTCGTCGCGCCGGGCGAGGTGCGCCGACGGGCCGACCTCGTAGTGATCGTCGGCGAATTGCCCGAACTACATCGCGGCTTGGTGACCGATCTCGCCGGGACGGTTCCCGATCTCGCCGCCGGCAATGCGCGCGAATTCTTCCTGATCGGTGATCGCGGGACGCGAGCTCCGCCGTTGGGCGGGCGCAAGGCGACGCGGCTTTCCTGCGGCAAGGCGGGCATCGGCGGCACGCTTGCAGCGCTCCGTGCTTTATGTGCCGGGCGTCATGTGGCAGCGCCGGTATCGAATTTTGCCCGCTTCCAGAGTGCGCTCGCAGGCGCCAGCTTCCCGGTTTTCGTGTTTTCCGGGCACTCCTCCGACGGGCTGGCGCTGGAAATGCTGCAAGGCCTGATCGCCGACCTCAACCGGACGTCGCGCGCGTCCGGCCTGCACCTGCCGGCAAGCGAAAGTGGCTGGGGCAGCACGCTGGCCTCGACCTGGATGACCGGATTTCCCCTGCGTACGAGCTTTGCGCGGGGCTTTCCGGAATTCGATCCCTGGCGGTTCGATGGGGCGCGGCAGATTGCTGCCGGCGAGGCGGATTTCCACCTCTGGATTTCCGCCAATGGCAATCGATCGCCGGAGAGCAGGAACGGTGCCACGCTGGTCGCCCTTGCGAAGACTGCGCGGCCGATCGCAGGCGCCGAGGTCACCGTCGCGATCGGCAAGGCCGGCATCGACCACGACGCGGTGAGCTACGCCAGCGGGACTGGCACTTTGGCATTCGTCTCGGCGGATCAGGCTTCGCAACTCCCTCCGGCTTCGGCGATCCTCCGCTCGATCGCCAAGCACATTCCGGCGGGGGCGGCACTGCCATGCTGA
- a CDS encoding ATP-grasp domain-containing protein has product MAERTHKLPGDLKNGIAGGRLIETLHQLVGNDRPAAVVLGSGFERKTELVDEVARHFPLAGNGSDAIRRVKDPQSLAADCAELGIPHPPFRWEAPPDPENWVVKTAGGAGGAHITRANGDKPAAGRYFQRFVIGQSISALFIGDGRSARIIGFSRQWTSPAPDAPYRYGGAVRLRRIDREDAVAIGGWLASLTRRADLVGLCSADFIRNADGYQLVEINPRPGATLDIFDCADAPLIEAHLRAARGEAYATPRFADSMASMIAYASTPVAHFPEITWPDWTADHQSPGTRLIAGDPVCTVFARGPNAGATRRIVVAKARQLQHCWEGDRT; this is encoded by the coding sequence ATGGCCGAACGTACCCACAAGCTTCCTGGCGATCTCAAGAACGGCATCGCCGGAGGGCGGTTGATCGAGACGCTTCACCAACTGGTCGGCAATGACCGGCCGGCCGCTGTCGTTCTCGGCTCGGGCTTCGAGCGGAAGACCGAGTTGGTCGATGAAGTGGCACGCCATTTTCCGCTGGCAGGCAATGGCAGTGACGCGATCCGCCGGGTCAAAGACCCGCAGTCGCTGGCCGCCGACTGCGCCGAACTCGGCATTCCCCATCCACCATTCCGATGGGAAGCGCCGCCCGATCCCGAGAACTGGGTGGTCAAGACAGCGGGGGGCGCAGGCGGCGCGCATATCACGCGCGCGAACGGCGACAAGCCGGCAGCGGGCCGCTATTTCCAGCGCTTCGTTATCGGGCAGAGCATTTCCGCGCTGTTCATCGGCGACGGCCGCAGCGCGCGCATCATAGGCTTCAGCCGGCAGTGGACGTCGCCCGCGCCAGACGCTCCCTATCGCTACGGAGGCGCCGTGCGGCTGAGGCGTATCGACCGGGAGGACGCGGTGGCGATCGGCGGATGGCTTGCAAGCCTCACGCGGCGCGCCGACCTGGTCGGACTGTGCAGCGCCGATTTCATCCGCAACGCGGACGGCTACCAGCTCGTCGAGATCAACCCTCGTCCCGGCGCCACACTCGACATTTTCGACTGCGCCGACGCGCCGCTGATCGAGGCGCATCTCAGGGCCGCGAGAGGCGAGGCCTATGCCACGCCGCGGTTCGCCGATTCGATGGCGTCGATGATCGCCTATGCATCCACGCCGGTGGCGCATTTTCCCGAGATAACCTGGCCCGACTGGACGGCCGACCATCAATCGCCGGGCACGAGGCTGATCGCCGGCGATCCGGTCTGTACAGTCTTTGCCCGCGGGCCGAACGCCGGGGCGACCCGAAGAATTGTCGTGGCGAAGGCCAGACAGTTGCAGCACTGCTGGGAAGGAGATCGGACATGA
- a CDS encoding triphosphoribosyl-dephospho-CoA synthase codes for MRFSRDHVRAAYEDACRREIEALKPGNVHLFADGHFMSAGQFLTSASVSSAPLTDPGLPVGRRMLDAVRATRLAVGTNTNLGIILLCAPLLRAAEMAGGELLENLGKVLDEMDLEDTASVFEAIVLASPGGLGSAETHDVRETPKVRLVEVMQEAAGRDMIARQYVTRYDDVFGIGLVALEEAIARGESGMWPTVFAYMAFLAGFPDSHVARNHGAETADRVQDEAIAVRALLDAPGDEAARIAILMDFDRHLKERAVNPGTSADLTVASLLVHGLRFNLHKGSVDG; via the coding sequence ATGCGGTTTTCGCGTGATCATGTCCGCGCCGCCTACGAAGATGCGTGTCGGCGCGAGATCGAGGCGCTGAAGCCCGGCAACGTTCATCTCTTCGCCGACGGGCATTTCATGTCAGCCGGTCAGTTCCTGACCAGCGCAAGCGTGTCCTCCGCGCCGCTCACCGACCCCGGCCTGCCGGTGGGGCGGCGTATGCTCGATGCTGTCCGCGCGACACGCCTGGCAGTCGGGACCAACACCAATCTGGGCATCATCCTGCTCTGCGCGCCCCTGCTTCGCGCGGCGGAAATGGCTGGCGGCGAACTCCTTGAGAATCTTGGCAAAGTTCTCGACGAGATGGACCTGGAGGACACAGCTTCGGTGTTCGAGGCGATCGTACTCGCCTCCCCCGGCGGCCTCGGATCTGCCGAAACGCACGACGTGCGCGAGACGCCGAAGGTCCGTCTTGTCGAAGTGATGCAGGAAGCGGCGGGACGCGATATGATCGCCCGCCAATACGTCACACGCTATGACGACGTGTTCGGCATCGGTCTCGTTGCCCTCGAAGAAGCAATCGCCCGCGGCGAAAGCGGCATGTGGCCGACCGTCTTCGCCTACATGGCGTTCCTAGCCGGCTTCCCCGACAGTCATGTGGCGCGCAACCACGGTGCCGAAACCGCAGACCGGGTGCAAGACGAGGCTATCGCTGTTCGGGCATTGCTCGACGCTCCCGGCGACGAGGCGGCGCGCATCGCCATACTCATGGACTTCGACAGGCACCTGAAGGAGCGCGCCGTCAACCCCGGCACGTCGGCCGACCTGACGGTAGCTAGTCTTTTAGTCCATGGCTTGAGGTTCAACTTGCATAAAGGCAGCGTTGATGGTTGA
- the fae gene encoding formaldehyde-activating enzyme — translation MAKISKVMVGESLVGDGNEVAHVDLLIGPRGSAVETAFCNALTNNKDGFTSLLAVIAPNLQCKPNTILFNKVTIKGAKQAVQMFGPAQHAVAKAVQDAVAEGIIPADEADDVFICVGVFIHWDATDDAKIQQYNYQATKEAIQRAIEGKPTAAEATAQRDQAKHPFAA, via the coding sequence ATGGCTAAAATCTCGAAAGTGATGGTCGGTGAATCCCTGGTCGGCGACGGCAACGAAGTTGCCCATGTGGACCTGCTCATCGGACCACGGGGAAGCGCAGTCGAAACAGCCTTTTGCAACGCGCTCACCAACAACAAGGACGGCTTTACCTCTCTCCTGGCGGTGATTGCGCCAAATCTTCAATGCAAGCCCAATACGATTCTGTTCAACAAGGTCACCATCAAGGGCGCCAAGCAGGCGGTCCAGATGTTCGGCCCGGCGCAACATGCGGTCGCCAAGGCGGTCCAGGACGCCGTTGCCGAAGGGATCATCCCGGCCGACGAGGCGGACGACGTGTTCATCTGCGTCGGCGTGTTCATCCATTGGGATGCCACTGACGACGCCAAAATCCAGCAGTACAACTACCAGGCGACGAAGGAAGCCATCCAGCGCGCGATCGAAGGCAAGCCTACTGCCGCCGAAGCGACCGCCCAGCGGGATCAGGCGAAGCATCCGTTCGCCGCCTAG
- the mch gene encoding methenyltetrahydromethanopterin cyclohydrolase, giving the protein MKDGSASLNENAQRIADGMIHDAERLRISVSKGPSGESLIDAGAKVLGSVEAGLRMAEAAMGGLGTISAVMDRSLKKWPLTVEVRSSQPVLACLASQYAGWNLSSGKYFAMGSGPARALARVEPLFEKLTYKDTASSAVLVLETAEPPPPAVVQKVADATGLAADRLTVLYAPTQSLAATVQIVSRVLEVALHKANDLKFPLENIVDGIGASPIPALHPDFLTAMGRTNDAIIYGGIVQLFVKGSAKDAKGLAEKLPSKASRDYGQPFANIFKQFKGDFYSIDPLLFSPAEIIVTAIETGDTFRAGGRDLMMLERSLG; this is encoded by the coding sequence ATGAAAGACGGCTCTGCATCCCTGAACGAGAATGCGCAGCGTATTGCCGACGGCATGATCCATGACGCCGAGCGGCTGCGGATCAGCGTTTCGAAGGGCCCGTCGGGGGAAAGCCTGATCGACGCCGGTGCCAAGGTTCTGGGCAGCGTCGAGGCCGGGCTGCGCATGGCGGAGGCGGCGATGGGCGGCCTCGGCACCATTTCGGCTGTGATGGACCGTTCGCTGAAGAAATGGCCCCTCACCGTGGAAGTGCGCAGTTCGCAGCCGGTGCTCGCCTGCCTCGCCTCGCAATATGCCGGCTGGAACCTGTCGAGTGGCAAATATTTCGCCATGGGATCGGGGCCGGCGCGGGCGCTTGCCCGGGTCGAGCCGCTGTTCGAGAAGCTCACCTACAAGGATACCGCATCGTCTGCCGTCCTCGTATTGGAAACGGCGGAACCGCCGCCCCCAGCGGTGGTGCAGAAAGTCGCCGACGCGACCGGACTGGCAGCCGACCGTCTTACCGTCCTCTACGCTCCCACCCAGAGCCTCGCCGCAACGGTGCAGATCGTTTCGCGCGTCCTTGAAGTGGCGCTGCACAAGGCCAACGATCTCAAATTCCCGCTGGAGAACATCGTAGACGGGATCGGCGCGTCTCCCATCCCTGCCCTGCACCCGGATTTTCTTACCGCCATGGGCCGGACCAATGACGCGATCATCTACGGTGGCATCGTCCAGCTCTTCGTCAAGGGTTCGGCGAAGGACGCCAAGGGATTGGCCGAAAAGCTGCCGAGCAAGGCCTCGCGCGATTACGGCCAGCCTTTCGCCAACATATTCAAGCAGTTCAAAGGCGATTTTTATTCCATCGATCCGTTGCTGTTCAGTCCGGCCGAAATCATCGTGACCGCCATCGAGACCGGCGATACATTCCGTGCCGGAGGACGCGACTTGATGATGCTCGAACGAAGCCTCGGCTAG
- a CDS encoding beta-ribofuranosylaminobenzene 5'-phosphate synthase family protein — MSNSVTIRVPARLHLGFLDPGGGSGRRFGSLGLPLCEPETVVTLSRSGETVVIGPESDRAAEHLAALSRRLGIRAQHRLVIEEAIPRHAGLGSGTQIALAVAAALRMLHDLPLDIEDDATLLARGKRSGIGIASFTDGGVIIDAGNDRSGRPPPVVARLPFPDEWRVMLIFDRTQDGLHGEQEIEAFRALPPFPASGVGEICRHVLTGVMPALVEQDIATFGVAVTAIQTLVGEHFAPTQGGIFTSKRVEALARRLAGAGAVGIGQSSWGPTGFAFAPSESAALEMVAAALQAAEDGAEIRVVQGRNSGAQITSTGLNLVGS, encoded by the coding sequence ATGTCGAATTCTGTTACGATAAGAGTGCCAGCTCGCCTTCATCTCGGTTTTCTCGACCCAGGCGGCGGGAGCGGACGCCGCTTCGGCAGCCTCGGCCTGCCATTGTGCGAGCCGGAAACCGTCGTGACTCTGTCCAGGTCGGGCGAAACTGTCGTCATCGGTCCCGAGAGCGACCGGGCGGCGGAGCATCTCGCGGCGTTGAGCCGCCGCCTCGGTATCCGCGCCCAGCACCGCCTCGTGATCGAAGAAGCGATCCCGCGCCATGCCGGCCTCGGTTCAGGCACGCAAATCGCGCTGGCGGTCGCGGCGGCGCTGCGCATGCTCCACGATCTGCCTCTCGACATAGAAGACGACGCAACCTTGCTTGCGCGAGGCAAACGGTCGGGCATCGGCATCGCCAGTTTCACGGATGGCGGCGTCATCATCGATGCCGGGAATGACCGTAGCGGCCGCCCGCCGCCAGTCGTGGCGCGGTTGCCTTTCCCGGACGAGTGGCGCGTCATGCTTATCTTTGACCGAACGCAGGATGGGCTGCACGGCGAGCAGGAAATCGAGGCGTTCCGCGCCCTTCCGCCCTTCCCCGCCAGCGGCGTCGGCGAAATCTGCCGGCATGTACTGACGGGCGTCATGCCGGCGCTGGTAGAGCAGGACATCGCCACGTTTGGCGTGGCGGTCACGGCGATCCAGACGCTTGTCGGTGAACATTTCGCGCCGACGCAGGGCGGCATCTTCACCTCGAAGCGCGTAGAAGCCTTGGCCCGCCGTCTTGCGGGGGCAGGCGCCGTCGGCATCGGCCAGAGTTCGTGGGGACCGACCGGCTTCGCCTTCGCACCGTCGGAGAGCGCCGCGCTGGAGATGGTTGCCGCCGCGCTGCAGGCGGCCGAAGACGGTGCGGAGATCAGGGTCGTCCAGGGCAGGAATTCCGGCGCGCAGATCACTTCGACCGGACTGAACCTCGTCGGCAGTTGA
- a CDS encoding helix-turn-helix domain-containing protein translates to MERTSYADMRCSLARALELIGDWWSPLIIRDLFLGITRFDELAEDLGISRNLLTRRLKALVANGIVERTAYQLRPPRYEYRLTEAGRDLWPAMLAVTEWGDRWAAPEEGRPILFLHKTCGHQFRPQVTCSECGEVVSTDTVSALPGPGGAAEPGTMVVARRFQAQPAAPET, encoded by the coding sequence ATGGAAAGAACGAGTTATGCAGACATGCGGTGCTCGCTGGCCCGCGCGCTCGAACTGATCGGCGATTGGTGGTCGCCGCTCATCATCCGCGATCTGTTTCTCGGCATCACGCGGTTCGACGAACTCGCCGAGGACCTCGGCATCTCACGGAATCTTCTGACCAGGCGTCTGAAGGCGCTCGTGGCCAATGGCATTGTCGAGCGAACGGCCTATCAACTCCGCCCACCGCGTTATGAGTATCGTCTGACCGAGGCTGGTCGCGATCTCTGGCCAGCCATGCTGGCGGTCACCGAATGGGGCGATCGCTGGGCAGCGCCAGAGGAAGGCCGGCCGATACTGTTCCTCCACAAGACCTGCGGACATCAGTTCCGGCCACAGGTGACCTGCTCGGAATGCGGGGAGGTTGTCAGCACCGACACCGTCTCGGCACTTCCCGGTCCCGGTGGTGCGGCGGAGCCTGGCACGATGGTTGTGGCGAGGCGTTTTCAGGCGCAGCCGGCTGCACCTGAAACCTGA